From the Streptomonospora nanhaiensis genome, the window GCGCAGTCTGACCGTGGCGGTGTGCTCGGCGGTGCTGACGGTGCTGCTCGCGCTGCCGGCCGCCTACGTGCTGGCGCGCTACCGCTCGGTGGTGAACCGGATCGCCATGAGCTGGGTGCTGGTCAGCCAGGTGTTCCCGTTCATCCTGGTGATCATCGCGCTGTTCATGATCCTGCGGCAGTTCGGGCTGGTGAACTCCCTGGTGGGACTGGTGCTGGTGCACGCCACCTGGTGCCTGCCGTTCGTGCTGTGGATGCTGCGGGGCTACCTGCGCGGCATCCCGCGGGTGCTGGAGGAGGCCGCGGCGGTCGACGGCGCGGGCCGCTGGCGCACGCTGGTGTCGGTGGTGGCCCCGCTGGCGGCGCCGGGCGTGGCGGCCGCGCTGATGTTCGGGTTCATCTCGTCGTGGAACGAGTTTTTGTTCGCGCTGATCCTGCTGAAGGACCCCGGGGTGCAGACGCTGCCGCTGGTGCTGGTGGCGTTCACCGGGCCCGAGGGCGTGGCGCGGCTGGGTCCGCTGGCGGCGGCGTCGCTGATGGCGGCCGTGCCCAGCCTGGTGTTCTTCGCGTTCATCCAGCGCCGGTTCCGCGGCGGCCTGGTCGACGGGGCGGTGAAGGGGTGACCGCGATGAGCGGAGGAACGGTGCGCCGGCGGCCGGGCGCGGCCCTGGTGGCCGCGGGCCTGGCGACGGCGGTGCTGGTGACCGGCTGCGCCCAGGGCGACCCGGGTGAGGAGCCGATGCGCTACCTGAGCCTGGCCTGGCAGACCCAGTCGATCGAGGCCAACCGGCGGCTGGTCGAGGAGTGGAACCGGGAGCACCCCGAGGCGCCCGTGGAGTACGTGCAGGGCAGCTGGGACAACGTCAACGACCAGCTGGTCACGGCGTTCGAGGGCGGCGACCCGCCCGACATCATCCACAACGAGTCGCCCACGCTGACCAGCTTCGAGTACCGCAACTACCTGGCCGACCTCGGCGACCACCTGCCCGCGGACGTGCGCGCCGACATCGGCGACGCCGCCTGGGACACCGTCACCATCGACGGCCGCGTGGTGGGCGTGCCGCTGCTCCAGGAGCCGCAGGTGCTGATCGCCAACGCCGACATCCTGCGGGAGTCGGGGGTGCGCGTGCCCACGGTCGAGGAGCCCTGGACCTGGGACGAGTTCGAGCAGGCGAGCCGGGAGCTGACCGTGCCCGGCGAGCGGCACGCGGTGGCCTGGCCGCTGAGCAGCCCCACCAACCGGGTGCTCAACCTGGCGCTGAACTTCGGCGGGGAGTTCTTCCGCGTCGCCGAGGACGGGGCGGTCACCGTCGAGGTGGGGCCCGAGGAGCGCGAGGTGCTGGAGCGCATCCACCGCCAGCTCTACACCGACCGCACGGCCGACCCGCAGGCGGTGGGCATGGGCGGCTCCGACCCGCTGCCCGCGTTCTTCGCCGGGCAGTACGCCATGGTCCAGGGCGGGGTCTACACCCGCCAGCAGGTGGTGGAGCAGGCGCCCGACGGGTTCGACTGGGTGATGCTGCCGCCGCTGGTGGGCGACGTCCCCGACCAGGGCGCCACCTCCCAGACGCTGTCGGTGGCCGCCGACAGCCCGCACGAGGCGGACGCGGCCGCGTTCGTGGCGTTCATGGCCGAGCCCGACAACCAGGTGGACCTCGCGCTGGGCGACTGGCTGACGCCCACCAGCCAGGAGGCGCTGGCATCACCCGAGCTGACCACGGAGGCCAACGAGTGGGACGTCGCCGTCCACGCGGCGGGCAGCCTCCGCTCGGCGCCCTACCTCCAGGTGCCCGGCTTCGACGAGTTCAAGAACCGGGTGTCCGAGCCGCTTCTCCAGGAGTACTTCGGCGACCGCATCAGCCTGGACGAACTGGCGCGGCGCATGGAGGAGGAGGGCAACGCGGTGATGGCGAGGTACACGACCGATGAGGGGTGAGGACACGGGCCGCGCCGGCGGCGCGGCCGAGGGCCCGGACGGCTCCCTTCGGGACCGGGCGCGCGGCGCCCTGCTGGGCCTGGCCTGCGGCGACGCGCTGGGGCGGCCGGCCGAGAACATGACGCCCGAGGCCATCGCCGAGCGGTGGGGGCGGCTGACCGAACTGGCCGTCGACGAGCACGGCGTGGCGGCGGGCACCGACGACACCGAGTACTCGGTGTTCATCGGGCTGCTGCTGGCCGAGCACGGCCGGGGCCTGCGGCCCGAGCACGTGGTGGCGGCCTACGAGCGCGACGTGCTGACCATCGAGGGGCCCATGCGCGGCGCGGGGTTCTCCGAACTGGGCACCGTCCAGGCGCTGCGGCGGGGGCTGGCGCCGCCCCACACCGGGCGGCGGCACCTGCACGGCTGGTCCGACGGCCTGGCGATGCGGGCGGCGCCCTACGGGGTGTTCGCGGCGGGCGACCCGGCGCAGGCCGCGCGGCTGATCGAACTCGAAGGGCAGGTCAGCCACGCCGGCGAGGGCCTGCTGGGCGGCCGCGCGGTGGCGGCGGGCGTGGCGGCGGCGATCGCCGGGGCCGCGCCGCACGAGGTCGCCGCGGCGGCGCGGGAGCAGGTCCCGGCCGACTCCTGGACGGGACGCGCCCTGGCCCACGCGGTGCGCGCCGCCGACGAGGCGCCCGACACCGCCGCGCTGGGCGCGGCGCTGCACGCGGCCGTGGTGCCGGCGCACTACCCGTGGACCGACCTGGCGCCCGAGGCGGTCGCGCTGGCGTTCGGTGCCTACCTCGCCGCGGGCGGCGAGGTCGAGGAGGCCGTGGTGACGGCCGCCAACATGGGCCGCGACGCCGACACCACGGCGGCGATCGCCGGAGCCCTCGCGGGGGCCGGGCGCGGCGCCTCGCGGATCCCGCGGCGGTGGGCGGCGGCGATCGGGCCGGTGACGGGCAGCTGCCTGCCGTCGGTCGCGGGGCGCCGCGTCACCGAGGTCGCCGACCTGCTGGTGGCGGCCGGCGCGGCCGACCGGGCCGGGGCGGCGGGCCGGGGCGGCGCCGCGCGGGGGGCGCACGACTGATGACCCGCGCCGCCGGCCGCGGGGCCGGCGGCGCGCGCACGAGCGGTAGAGGCGACCGGGCCGCGCCCGTCGGCGGGCCCGGCGCAGGGAGGGGACGGCAGTGACAACGGGGGACGATCCGGCACGCAGAACCGGTGCCGGCACGGCGGGCGCGGGTCCGGGGCCGCAGGCGTCCGGCGCGCTCGGCGACCGGATCCGCGGGGCGTTCGCGGGCCTGGCGATCGGGGACGCGGTGGGCTGGCCGGCCGGGCGGCACCGGTTCGCGCTGCTCGCGCCGTGGACGCGGCGGCTGGGCCGGGAGCTGGACCTGTTCGCCGAGGAGCACCGCGTCACGACGCTGCCGGTGCCCTTCGCGCTGAACCAGCCGGTGGCGCCGCTGGCCATGGGGCCCTCCGACGACGCCGAGTGGCTGGCGTGGACGGCCCTGGGCATCGCGACCGACCGCGCCGAGGCGTTCGCCGCCCTGGCCGGCCGCGACGACATCCGGGCGCGGATCTCGGTGCGCACGGCGCTGGACAACCTCGCCCGGGGGCTGGGCCCGCCGCACAGCGGACACGACAACCCGCACTTCTTCGACGACGCGGCGGCGGTGCGCGCGGTCGCCTTCGGCGCGGCCCGGCCCGGGCGGCCCGAGGCCGCCGCCGACGACGCCCGCGCCGACGCCGAGGTCACCAACTCCGGCGACGGCGTCAGCGCCGCCCGCGCCATGGCCGCGGCCGTCGCGGCGGCGGTGGCCGGCGCCGGACCGGCCGAGGCGCTGGCCACCGGCACGGCGCAGCTGCCGCCGGGCAGCGCGATCGGCGCGGTCGTGGGCGAGGCGCTGGCCGAACTGGGGCGGGCCGCGCCCGGGCAGCCGTTCGACCTGCTTCCGGCCCTCGAAGCGGTCTGCTGCGACCACGTCTACTCCTACGGCACGGCGGCGCAGGCCACGCTGGCCGCCGCGTTCGCGCTGACCGGCGCCGCCCAAGGCGCGCTGGGCCCGGCCGTGAGCGCGGCGGCGTGCCTGGCGCCGCTGGCGGACTCCGCGCCCGCCCTCACGGGCGCGCTCGCCGGGGCGCTGGGCGGCTACTCCGCCGTCGCGCCCGCCTGGCGGGCGCGCGCGGCCCCGCTGGCCGGGTGCTGCCTGCCCGAACTGGCCGGCACCGACCTCATCGGCGTCGCCGACGCGCTCGCCGCCTCGGCCCGGAGTGACAACGACGACCGCGGCGCGGGTGCGCGCCGCGACCCGTGAAGGAGCCATCCATGCTGACCCGCCTGCAGGACAAGGCCGTCGGCGCGATCGCCGGTGCCGCCGTGGGCGACGCGCTCGGCGGCGCGACCGAAGGCTGGACCGTCGAGCAGATCCACCGGCGCTACGGCGGCTACGTGGAGGGAGTCGTCGGCCCCTTCAACCCCGACTGGCGCAACGCCCGGCCCATCGCGCCCTACCACAAGGGCGACGGCCACATCACCGACGACACCCTGATGACCCAGGCGCTGATCCGGGTCTACGCCCGGGCCGAGCGGCACCTGGACGCCTACGCCGCCGCCGAGCTGCTGGTGCCGGAGATGATGGGGCAGCGGCGGTGGGTGCCCGAACTGGAGGAGGAGGCGCTGCTGCTGCAGCGGGTCTTCCTCGCCGAGAAGTGGCTGGTGGCGCGGCTGCACTACGGGCACGTGGATCCGCGCGAGGCGGGCACCGGCAACATCGTCAACTGCGGCGCGGCGATGTACATGGCGCCGGTGGGCGTGGTCAACGCCGGCGACCCGGAGGGCGCCTACGCCGAGGCGATCGACCTGGCGGGGGCGCACCAGTCCAGCTACGGCCGGGAGGCGGCCGGGGTGTTCGCGGCGGCGGTGGCGGCGGCCATGGCGCCGGGCGCCGACGCCGAGGCGGTGGTGGCGGCCGCGCTGGGGCTGGCCAAGGACGGCACGCGCGCCGCGATCGAGGCCGTGTGCGAGCGGGCGCGCGGCATCGACGGGTGGCGCGGGTCGGCCCCGGCGCTGCGCGAGGCCATGGCGCCGTTCGACACGGTCGCCGACACCTACCGCGACCAAGGGCTGGGCGCCCGCAGGCCCAGCCGGGTGCACGCCATCGAGGAACTGCCGATGGCGCTGGCGTTCCTGCTGATCGCTGGGGGCGACTACCGCGAGACCGTGCTGGGCGGGGTGAACTACGGGCGCGACGCCGACTCCATCGCCAGCATGGGCGGCGCCATCGCCGGGGCCCTGGGCGGCCGCGACGCGGTGCCCGGCGAGTGGCGCACCCAGGTCGCCGAGGCCAGCCGCACCGACATCGAGACCCCCGGCCTGGAGCTGGCGGAGGTCGCGCTGCGCATCCGCGCGGCCGACCGCCGCCGCCGCGAGGCGGCCGACGCCGCCCTGGCCGCCCTGGAGGCCCCGGCCGGCTGAGGGAGGCGCGGGTGCGGCGCGGTGGCCAGGCGCGGCCGGTGCGGCTCTCCGGCACCGGCCCGGCGTTGGGGCGCCGGTTCACCGGGCAGCCGTCGCGCGATCGCGTGCGCGCCGGCAGGCCACCCGTCCCGCCGGCCGCACCCGGCACGGCCCTCGGCGCGCCGCGGAACCCGGCGCGGCACCGATTGGGACGGCGCGAAGCCCCGTCCACGGTCGCGGGCAAACCCGGTGCCGGGCACGCGCGGGGCCGCGCCGCGCGTTGGCCGGTCAACGGCCGCCGCCGCGCGGCCCGTCGGCGGCCGGCTCCGCCGGAGCCGCCCCGCCGGAGCCGGTCCGTCCGACACAACGACCACTGGAGGAACCCGCCCCATGCGCGTGACCTGGATCCATTCCGAGGACCTCATCGGGCACGAACTGCGCCAAGCCGATCAGGACGGCCGCGACCCCGGCGCCGTGGCCCGGGTGCGGGAGCGCTGGCGGGCCGCCGGCGGGCACGACGCGCCGCCGCTGGCGGGCGCGTCGCCGGAGCCGGCCCCGCCCGAACTGCGGGCGCTGGCCGAGGACCTGCTGGACGAACTGTCCGCCCTTCCCTCGCCGCTGGCCGGGGACGAGCCCACCGACCTGCCCGACATCATCGCGGCCTGCCCGGAGTGGCCGGTGGGTCCCGTGGCCGCGCCGGGCGCCGACCTCGCCGACCGGCTACTCGGCGCCTGGACCGGCCGGGCGGCCGGGTGCGTGCTCGGCAAGCCGGTCGAGAAGATCCCCCGCGCCGGTATCCGGGAGATCGCCGAGGCCACCGGGAACTGGCCGGTGCGGGGCTGGTTCACGGCCAAGGGCCTGCCCGACGACGTCGCGGCGCGCTGGCCGTGGAACCGGCGCAGCGCCCCCACCAGCCTGGCCGAGACCCTCGACGGCACGCCCGAGGACGACGACCTCAACTTCCCCATGCTCGGCCTGGCCCTGCTCGAACGCCACGGATCCCGGTTCACCAGCGAGGACGTCGCCCAGATCTGGCTGGACGAACTTCCGCCCGGCCGGATCTTCACCGCCGAGCGGGTGGCCGTGCGCAACCTGCTCACGGGGGTCGTGCCGCCGCACACCGCAACCGTGCGCAACCCCTTCCGGGAGTGGATCGGCGCGCTGATCCGCGCCGACGTGTTCGGGTGGGCCAACCCGGGCGATCCGGGCACGGCCGCGATGATGGCGCACCGCGACGCCGTGGTCAGCCACACCGGCAACGGGGTCTACGGCGCGATGTTCGCCGCCGCGCTGGCCGCGATGGCCCCGGTGGCCGACTCCCCCGCCGCCGCCCTGGAGACCGCGCTGCGGGTGGTGCCGCCGCGCTCGCGGCTGGCCGCCGCCGTCCGCGACGCGATGGTGCTCGCGGCGGGCGCCGACGACTTCGAGGAGGTGGTCGACGGCCTCTACGCGGCGCACGGCCACCTGCACTGGGTGCACGCGGTGAACAACGCGGCGGTGATCGCCGCCGCGCTGGTCCACGGCGCCGGGGACTTCGCCGCGTCCATCACCCGGGCGGTGTCGGCCGGGTGGGACACCGACTCGGTGGGCGCCACGGTGGGGTCGGCGGCCGGGGCGCTGACGGGCGCCGCGGCCCTGCCGGAGTACTGGACCGCCCCGCTGCGGGGCCGCGTGGCCAGCAGCCTCACCGGCTTCGGCGGGATCACCTTCGCCGAACTGACCGCCCGCACCCTGGCCCTGCGCACCGACCCCGCCGCGATGCCGTAGCCCAGGGGCACCCGGCTCGCCGCCGGCGCCTGGCCGCCCGCCGGGTGCGGGACCCTGCTCTCGGCGGACCGCCGCGAGGACCGCCACCACCCGGCGGGGCCGGCCGGCGGCCACCGCTCCGCATCGCGGCGGTGGGGGCGCGGCGGGGGCGGTCGCCTCCCGGCCGGGTGTGGCCGGTGCTGGGAGGCGTTTTCGTGGGCGGTGACGCGGTTCGCGGCCACCCGGGCCGGAGGGATGAGGCGGAATCCCCGCCCGGCCTGCGCGCGCGAGGGCACCTGCCGGCCGTTCGCCCTTCTTGCCCTCACCGACGGCGGGCGCGGTGCCGGCCACGAGGTCCCACCGAGGCCCCGGTATCTGCCCATGGTGAGACGCCGAACAGGTGCGCCGCGCCCTGGTGTTCCCCGGGTCTGCGTCCCGCGCGCCCCCGCCCCCGCCGCCCTCGGCTCCCGTCGCCACCTCGCCCGCCCCTCCTGGGCAGCGCCGGCTCAGGCCGGCACGGCCGGCGCCTCCTCTGCCGCTTCCTCGCCGCCGCGGGCGGCCGGGCGGCGCCACACGGTGCCCCGGCGCTCGTGTTCGAGGATCTGCTCGGCCAGCAGCGCCGCCTGGGCGCCGTAGAGGCGCTCCACCAGCCACAGGCCGAGGTCGATCCCCGAGGTCACACCGCCGCAGGTGACCAGGTCGCCGTCGTCCACGACCCGGCCCGCCACCACCTCGGCGCCCTGGGCGGCGAGGTCCTGCGTTGCGGCGTGGTGCGTGGTGCAGGGGCGCCCGGCGGTGAGGCCGGCGGCCGACAGCAGCAGGGTGCCGGTGCACACCCCCGCCATGATCAGGCCGGGCCGCGCCGCCTCGGCGAGCGCCCGGGGCAGCGCGCCCGACCGGACCTGGCGGTCCACGGCCGAGCCCGCGCCGTAGCCGCCGCCGGGGACCACGACGAGGTCGGCCCGCGCGGGGTCCAGGGCCGCGCCGGCCCGCACCTCCATGCCGAAGGACGTGGTGACGGTTCCGGGTCCGCCCAGGGTGACGAACGTCGTGCGGACGTCGTCCACGACGTCCAGCGCCCCCAGCGGACCGACGAGGTCCTGGTCCTCCACTCCGTCGTAGAGCACGGCCTGCACGCGCAGGGTCATCGCTGCCTCCCCGGGATCGGCTGTCTTGCGGACACGCCGAGTATCGCGACGGGCTCCCCGGGGGGACAGCGGCCCGATGGACCGCCATGCGTAGGATTCGGCCATGCACGTGGTCGCCGTACTCGCCTTCGAGGGGATCGTCGGCTTCGACCTGACCATCCCGTGCCAGGTGTTCTCGTTCGCGCCCGGCTACGAGGTGCGGGTCTGCGCTGACACCGACATCGCCGCGACCGCCGCCGGCCGCGAGACCTTCCGGCTGTCGGCGCCCTACGGCCTGGCCGAGGCCCGCCGCGCCGACACGGTGGTCGTGCCGGGCGGCGACCCCGCGAACCCGCCGCCGGAGGAGGTCTTGGGGCTCCTGCGCGAGACCGTGGACCGCGGCGCGCGCGTGGCCTCGATCTGCACCGGGGCGTTCGTGCTGGCGGCGGCCGGCCTGCTCGACGGCCGCCCGGCCGCCACCCACTGGCTGCTGGCCGACGATTTGGCCCGCGCCCACCCGCGCGTGCGGGTGGACCCCTCGGTCCTGTTCGTGGACGACGGCCAGATCCTGACCTCGGCGGGGGTGGCCTCCGGCCTCGACCTGTGCCTGCACATGGTGCGGCGCGACCGCGGCGCGGCGGCCGCCGCCGACACCGGGCGCATGATCGTGATGCCGCCGCAGCGCCCCGGCGGCCAGGCGCAGTTCATCGAGCACCGCGACCCGGTGGACGACACCGCCGACCTGGGCGCCACGCTGCGCTGGATGGAGGACCACCTGGACGAGCCGCTGACCGTGGCCGACATCGCCGCCCACGCGGCGGTGAGCCCCCGCCACCTGTCGCGGCGGTTCCGCGCGCAGACGGGGACCACGCCGCTGCGCTGGCTGCTCGACCGCCGGCTGCAGCGGGCGCGGGAGCTGCTGGAGACCACCGGCCTGCCGGTGGCGCGGATCGCGCGGAGCACGGGGTTCGGCACCGTGGAGACGCTGCGCTACCACTTCGGCCGGCAGGTGGGCGCAACCCCCACCGCCTACCGTGCCGCGTTCCAGTGAGGGTGATACCGTCACCGCGACCCCCGCTCCGCGCGGCCCCTGCACCCCGGCGCGCGCCTCTACCCCGCGAGGAGGACCCCACGCCATGGCTGACCGCAGCGGAGGACCACGCCGGCGAGGCGTGCTCGGCCGGCTGCTGGGGCGGACCCGCACCGCGCCCACACCCGCGGAGTCGGCGCGGCCGGACCCCCGGATCCCCCAGACCACCCCGGCGGGGTACGCGCGGTGGTGGCGCGGTCTGGACCCCGCCGAGCGCGACCGGCTCGTGCGCGAGGACCC encodes:
- a CDS encoding carbohydrate ABC transporter permease, which encodes MAAVTATRVRRAAARTGQYAALLCYLVFLAFPLVWLLSTALKTPQEMALLDPTWIPLEPTLANFAAAFGEQDLVGAARRSLTVAVCSAVLTVLLALPAAYVLARYRSVVNRIAMSWVLVSQVFPFILVIIALFMILRQFGLVNSLVGLVLVHATWCLPFVLWMLRGYLRGIPRVLEEAAAVDGAGRWRTLVSVVAPLAAPGVAAALMFGFISSWNEFLFALILLKDPGVQTLPLVLVAFTGPEGVARLGPLAAASLMAAVPSLVFFAFIQRRFRGGLVDGAVKG
- a CDS encoding ABC transporter substrate-binding protein, whose protein sequence is MSGGTVRRRPGAALVAAGLATAVLVTGCAQGDPGEEPMRYLSLAWQTQSIEANRRLVEEWNREHPEAPVEYVQGSWDNVNDQLVTAFEGGDPPDIIHNESPTLTSFEYRNYLADLGDHLPADVRADIGDAAWDTVTIDGRVVGVPLLQEPQVLIANADILRESGVRVPTVEEPWTWDEFEQASRELTVPGERHAVAWPLSSPTNRVLNLALNFGGEFFRVAEDGAVTVEVGPEEREVLERIHRQLYTDRTADPQAVGMGGSDPLPAFFAGQYAMVQGGVYTRQQVVEQAPDGFDWVMLPPLVGDVPDQGATSQTLSVAADSPHEADAAAFVAFMAEPDNQVDLALGDWLTPTSQEALASPELTTEANEWDVAVHAAGSLRSAPYLQVPGFDEFKNRVSEPLLQEYFGDRISLDELARRMEEEGNAVMARYTTDEG
- a CDS encoding ADP-ribosylglycohydrolase family protein — encoded protein: MRGEDTGRAGGAAEGPDGSLRDRARGALLGLACGDALGRPAENMTPEAIAERWGRLTELAVDEHGVAAGTDDTEYSVFIGLLLAEHGRGLRPEHVVAAYERDVLTIEGPMRGAGFSELGTVQALRRGLAPPHTGRRHLHGWSDGLAMRAAPYGVFAAGDPAQAARLIELEGQVSHAGEGLLGGRAVAAGVAAAIAGAAPHEVAAAAREQVPADSWTGRALAHAVRAADEAPDTAALGAALHAAVVPAHYPWTDLAPEAVALAFGAYLAAGGEVEEAVVTAANMGRDADTTAAIAGALAGAGRGASRIPRRWAAAIGPVTGSCLPSVAGRRVTEVADLLVAAGAADRAGAAGRGGAARGAHD
- a CDS encoding ADP-ribosylglycohydrolase family protein translates to MTTGDDPARRTGAGTAGAGPGPQASGALGDRIRGAFAGLAIGDAVGWPAGRHRFALLAPWTRRLGRELDLFAEEHRVTTLPVPFALNQPVAPLAMGPSDDAEWLAWTALGIATDRAEAFAALAGRDDIRARISVRTALDNLARGLGPPHSGHDNPHFFDDAAAVRAVAFGAARPGRPEAAADDARADAEVTNSGDGVSAARAMAAAVAAAVAGAGPAEALATGTAQLPPGSAIGAVVGEALAELGRAAPGQPFDLLPALEAVCCDHVYSYGTAAQATLAAAFALTGAAQGALGPAVSAAACLAPLADSAPALTGALAGALGGYSAVAPAWRARAAPLAGCCLPELAGTDLIGVADALAASARSDNDDRGAGARRDP
- a CDS encoding ADP-ribosylglycohydrolase family protein; protein product: MLTRLQDKAVGAIAGAAVGDALGGATEGWTVEQIHRRYGGYVEGVVGPFNPDWRNARPIAPYHKGDGHITDDTLMTQALIRVYARAERHLDAYAAAELLVPEMMGQRRWVPELEEEALLLQRVFLAEKWLVARLHYGHVDPREAGTGNIVNCGAAMYMAPVGVVNAGDPEGAYAEAIDLAGAHQSSYGREAAGVFAAAVAAAMAPGADAEAVVAAALGLAKDGTRAAIEAVCERARGIDGWRGSAPALREAMAPFDTVADTYRDQGLGARRPSRVHAIEELPMALAFLLIAGGDYRETVLGGVNYGRDADSIASMGGAIAGALGGRDAVPGEWRTQVAEASRTDIETPGLELAEVALRIRAADRRRREAADAALAALEAPAG
- a CDS encoding ADP-ribosylglycohydrolase family protein, with amino-acid sequence MRVTWIHSEDLIGHELRQADQDGRDPGAVARVRERWRAAGGHDAPPLAGASPEPAPPELRALAEDLLDELSALPSPLAGDEPTDLPDIIAACPEWPVGPVAAPGADLADRLLGAWTGRAAGCVLGKPVEKIPRAGIREIAEATGNWPVRGWFTAKGLPDDVAARWPWNRRSAPTSLAETLDGTPEDDDLNFPMLGLALLERHGSRFTSEDVAQIWLDELPPGRIFTAERVAVRNLLTGVVPPHTATVRNPFREWIGALIRADVFGWANPGDPGTAAMMAHRDAVVSHTGNGVYGAMFAAALAAMAPVADSPAAALETALRVVPPRSRLAAAVRDAMVLAAGADDFEEVVDGLYAAHGHLHWVHAVNNAAVIAAALVHGAGDFAASITRAVSAGWDTDSVGATVGSAAGALTGAAALPEYWTAPLRGRVASSLTGFGGITFAELTARTLALRTDPAAMP
- a CDS encoding DJ-1/PfpI family protein; translation: MTLRVQAVLYDGVEDQDLVGPLGALDVVDDVRTTFVTLGGPGTVTTSFGMEVRAGAALDPARADLVVVPGGGYGAGSAVDRQVRSGALPRALAEAARPGLIMAGVCTGTLLLSAAGLTAGRPCTTHHAATQDLAAQGAEVVAGRVVDDGDLVTCGGVTSGIDLGLWLVERLYGAQAALLAEQILEHERRGTVWRRPAARGGEEAAEEAPAVPA
- a CDS encoding GlxA family transcriptional regulator, whose amino-acid sequence is MHVVAVLAFEGIVGFDLTIPCQVFSFAPGYEVRVCADTDIAATAAGRETFRLSAPYGLAEARRADTVVVPGGDPANPPPEEVLGLLRETVDRGARVASICTGAFVLAAAGLLDGRPAATHWLLADDLARAHPRVRVDPSVLFVDDGQILTSAGVASGLDLCLHMVRRDRGAAAAADTGRMIVMPPQRPGGQAQFIEHRDPVDDTADLGATLRWMEDHLDEPLTVADIAAHAAVSPRHLSRRFRAQTGTTPLRWLLDRRLQRARELLETTGLPVARIARSTGFGTVETLRYHFGRQVGATPTAYRAAFQ